From Microlunatus capsulatus, a single genomic window includes:
- a CDS encoding phytanoyl-CoA dioxygenase family protein, producing the protein MPITERRPSGAPPVPPGTDAETAAVVEALYTDGIAAKKGAFAPEWADRMGEDIETAFAEARSREGGAVGRGPNRYYVEIHPEQLRGFVDLVDHPWVRAVAGAVLGPEYQIVEVGFDIPFAGAMNQPWHRDFPMPEETREHGRLTSLAFNLTAVDTTDEMGPFEIAPGTQWDWSEEFDHGMFPPKSAYPRYAERAVRKYPQRGDISVRSALTIHRGTQNRSSLSRPVLVLGLDAPGAGNAEHHDLAVTHGYHAALPQRVRDHLACPVVDTLTPITQKHTIEGLVMGEA; encoded by the coding sequence ATGCCGATCACCGAGAGGCGCCCGAGCGGCGCTCCGCCGGTGCCGCCGGGGACGGACGCGGAGACCGCGGCCGTGGTCGAGGCGCTCTACACCGACGGGATCGCGGCCAAGAAGGGCGCGTTCGCCCCGGAGTGGGCCGACCGGATGGGCGAGGACATCGAGACGGCCTTCGCCGAGGCGCGCAGCCGGGAGGGCGGCGCGGTGGGCCGCGGGCCGAACCGCTACTACGTCGAGATCCACCCCGAGCAGCTGCGCGGCTTCGTCGACCTCGTCGACCACCCCTGGGTGCGCGCCGTCGCCGGGGCGGTGCTGGGCCCGGAGTACCAGATCGTCGAGGTCGGCTTCGACATCCCCTTCGCCGGCGCGATGAACCAGCCGTGGCACCGGGACTTCCCCATGCCCGAGGAGACGCGGGAGCACGGACGGCTGACCTCGCTGGCCTTCAACCTCACCGCCGTGGACACCACCGACGAGATGGGCCCGTTCGAGATCGCGCCCGGGACCCAGTGGGACTGGTCCGAGGAGTTCGACCACGGGATGTTCCCGCCGAAGTCGGCCTACCCGCGCTACGCCGAGCGCGCCGTCCGCAAGTACCCGCAGCGCGGCGACATCTCGGTGCGCTCGGCCCTGACCATCCACCGGGGGACGCAGAACCGCTCGTCGCTGTCCCGGCCCGTGCTGGTGCTGGGCCTCGACGCGCCCGGCGCGGGCAACGCCGAGCACCACGACCTGGCCGTCACCCACGGCTACCACGCGGCCTTGCCGCAGCGGGTCCGCGACCACCTCGCCTGCCCGGTCGTCGACACGCTGACCCCCATCACCCAGAAGCACACCATCGAGGGGCTGGTGATGGGCGAGGCCTGA
- the mnmA gene encoding tRNA 2-thiouridine(34) synthase MnmA — MRVLAAMSGGVDSAVAAARAVDAGHDVTGVHLALSKNPQSFRSGARGCCSREDAHDARRAADRLGIPFYVWDLSDRFAADVVDDFVAEYAAGRTPNPCLRCNEKIKFEAVLDRGVALGFDAVCTGHYARLVDGPDGVELHRAVDDGKDQSYVLGVLRADQVARSLFPLGGTPKPEVRREAERRGLSVAAKPDSHDICFIPDGDTAGFLDARLGRRAGSVVDETGTTVGEHEGTHHFTIGQRRGLRLGVPAADGKPRYVLDISPVTGTVTVGPQEALAVRGIDARRPSWAGPVRLGPWRGHVQVRAHGAALPASALLQADRVEVTLDEPATGVPPGQAVVLYEGTRVVGGATIEGTSA, encoded by the coding sequence ATGAGGGTGCTGGCCGCGATGTCCGGCGGGGTCGACTCCGCCGTGGCCGCCGCGCGCGCCGTCGACGCCGGCCACGACGTGACCGGGGTGCACCTGGCGCTGTCGAAGAACCCGCAGTCGTTCCGCTCCGGCGCCCGCGGCTGCTGCTCCCGCGAGGACGCCCACGACGCCCGCCGCGCCGCCGACCGGCTGGGCATCCCGTTCTACGTCTGGGACCTCTCCGACCGCTTCGCCGCCGACGTCGTCGACGACTTCGTCGCCGAGTACGCGGCCGGCCGGACGCCCAACCCGTGCCTGCGCTGCAACGAGAAGATCAAGTTCGAGGCCGTCCTCGACCGCGGGGTCGCCCTCGGCTTCGACGCCGTCTGCACCGGCCACTACGCCCGGCTGGTCGACGGTCCCGACGGGGTCGAGCTGCACCGCGCCGTCGACGACGGCAAGGACCAGTCCTACGTGCTCGGCGTGCTGCGCGCCGACCAGGTCGCCCGGTCGCTGTTCCCGCTCGGCGGCACCCCCAAGCCGGAGGTCCGCCGCGAGGCCGAGCGGCGCGGGCTCTCCGTGGCCGCCAAGCCGGACAGCCACGACATCTGCTTCATCCCCGACGGCGACACCGCCGGGTTCCTCGACGCGCGGCTGGGCCGCCGGGCCGGCTCCGTCGTCGACGAGACCGGCACGACGGTCGGCGAGCACGAGGGCACCCACCACTTCACCATCGGCCAGCGCCGCGGGCTGCGGCTCGGCGTGCCCGCCGCGGACGGCAAGCCGCGCTACGTCCTCGACATCTCCCCGGTCACGGGCACCGTCACCGTCGGCCCGCAGGAGGCGCTCGCCGTCCGCGGGATCGACGCCCGGCGACCCAGCTGGGCGGGGCCGGTCCGGCTGGGGCCCTGGCGCGGGCACGTCCAGGTCCGCGCCCACGGGGCGGCGCTGCCGGCGTCGGCGCTGCTGCAGGCCGACCGGGTCGAGGTCACCCTGGACGAGCCCGCGACCGGGGTCCCCCCCGGCCAGGCCGTCGTGCTCTACGAGGGCACCCGGGTCGTCGGCGGCGCCACCATCGAGGGGACCAGCGCGTGA
- a CDS encoding cysteine desulfurase family protein: MSRTYLDHAATTPMVPEAVAAMTAELTRVGNPSAAHGSGRAARRVLEDARELIAARVGADPAEVVLTSGGTESDNLAVKGAWFARRDRRRDRVVTSAVEHHAVLDSAAWLGAAEGATTVLLPVDGTGRVPEAAVDAAVDERTAVVSVMAANNEVGTRQPLAAVARRAAEVGAVSHSDAVQAVGHVPVDFAASGLDLLTFTAHKLGGPVGVGALLARRETALAAVQHGGGQEREIRSGTFDVAAVAGFAAAVEVAVRDLEAEEVRLRALRAELVAGALAAVPGAVLRGTLDPERSLPGVTNLGFPGCAADAVLMVLDAAGLDCSAGSACSAGVPRPSHVLTAMGLADDDARSSVRFSLGRGSTGADVAALLAVLPDAVARARAATAVG; the protein is encoded by the coding sequence GTGAGCCGGACCTACCTCGACCACGCGGCCACCACGCCGATGGTGCCCGAGGCCGTCGCCGCGATGACGGCGGAGCTGACCCGCGTCGGGAACCCCTCGGCCGCGCACGGCTCGGGCCGGGCCGCCCGCCGGGTGCTCGAGGACGCCCGGGAGCTGATCGCCGCCCGGGTGGGCGCCGACCCGGCCGAGGTCGTGCTCACCTCCGGCGGCACCGAGAGCGACAACCTCGCCGTCAAGGGCGCCTGGTTCGCCCGCCGGGACCGCCGCCGCGACCGGGTGGTGACGTCGGCGGTGGAGCACCACGCCGTCCTGGACTCCGCCGCCTGGCTGGGCGCCGCCGAGGGCGCCACGACCGTGCTGCTGCCGGTCGACGGCACCGGCCGGGTGCCCGAGGCCGCGGTGGACGCGGCCGTCGACGAGCGGACCGCCGTCGTCTCGGTGATGGCCGCGAACAACGAGGTCGGCACCCGCCAGCCGCTGGCGGCGGTCGCCCGGCGGGCCGCCGAGGTGGGCGCGGTGTCGCACAGCGACGCCGTCCAGGCCGTCGGCCACGTGCCCGTCGACTTCGCCGCCAGCGGTCTGGACCTGCTGACCTTCACCGCCCACAAGCTCGGCGGCCCGGTCGGCGTCGGCGCCCTGCTGGCCCGCCGCGAGACCGCGCTGGCCGCCGTCCAGCACGGCGGCGGCCAGGAGCGCGAGATCCGCTCCGGCACCTTCGACGTCGCCGCCGTGGCCGGCTTCGCCGCGGCCGTCGAGGTGGCGGTGCGCGACCTCGAGGCCGAGGAGGTCCGGCTGCGGGCGCTCCGGGCCGAGCTGGTCGCCGGCGCGCTGGCCGCCGTGCCGGGAGCCGTGCTGCGCGGCACCCTCGACCCCGAGCGCTCGCTGCCCGGGGTGACCAACCTCGGCTTCCCCGGCTGCGCCGCCGACGCGGTGCTGATGGTCCTCGACGCCGCCGGCCTCGACTGCTCGGCCGGCTCGGCCTGCTCGGCCGGGGTGCCGCGGCCCAGCCACGTGCTCACCGCCATGGGCCTGGCCGACGACGACGCCCGGTCCTCGGTCCGCTTCTCCCTCGGCCGGGGCAGCACCGGGGCCGACGTGGCCGCGCTGCTGGCCGTGCTGCCGGACGCAGTCGCCCGGGCCCGGGCCGCGACCGCCGTCGGCTGA
- a CDS encoding electron transfer flavoprotein subunit alpha/FixB family protein gives MPQVLVVADVTDGAVAKPTLELLTLARRIGDPVAVVLGPGAEDAAARLGEYGATRVLSVTDPALAEFLVAPQAEALAQLVAAEQPAAVLLGTGAQGKEVAARLAVKLGSGLITDAVDVAADGSTTQAVFAGAYSVHAAVTHGVPVITVKPNAVTPEPAPATPAVEPVDVTISDSARGARIVAVEPRAASGRPGLTEAAVVVSGGRGTGGDFGPVEQLADSLGGAVGASRAAVDSGWYPHAYQVGQTGKTVSPQLYVAAGISGAIQHRAGMQTSKAVVAVNKDAEAPIFALADLGVVGDLHQVLPAVAAQVAARQG, from the coding sequence ATGCCCCAGGTCCTGGTCGTCGCCGACGTCACCGACGGCGCCGTCGCCAAGCCCACGCTCGAGCTGCTGACCCTGGCCCGCCGGATCGGCGACCCGGTCGCCGTCGTGCTGGGCCCGGGCGCCGAGGACGCCGCCGCCCGGCTGGGCGAGTACGGCGCCACCCGCGTGCTGTCGGTCACCGACCCGGCGCTGGCGGAGTTCCTGGTGGCCCCGCAGGCCGAGGCGCTGGCCCAGCTCGTGGCCGCCGAGCAGCCCGCGGCCGTGCTGCTGGGCACCGGCGCCCAGGGCAAGGAGGTCGCCGCCCGGCTGGCCGTCAAGCTCGGCTCCGGGCTGATCACCGACGCCGTCGACGTCGCCGCCGACGGCTCGACCACCCAGGCCGTCTTCGCCGGCGCCTACAGCGTGCACGCCGCGGTCACCCACGGCGTGCCCGTGATCACCGTCAAGCCCAACGCCGTCACCCCGGAGCCCGCCCCGGCCACCCCGGCCGTCGAGCCGGTCGACGTCACCATCTCCGACTCCGCCCGCGGCGCCCGGATCGTCGCCGTCGAGCCGCGCGCCGCCAGCGGCCGACCGGGCCTCACCGAGGCCGCCGTCGTCGTCTCGGGCGGTCGCGGCACCGGCGGCGACTTCGGGCCGGTCGAGCAGCTCGCCGACAGCCTCGGCGGGGCCGTCGGTGCCTCCCGGGCCGCGGTCGACTCGGGCTGGTACCCGCACGCCTACCAGGTGGGCCAGACCGGCAAGACCGTCTCGCCGCAGCTCTACGTCGCCGCCGGCATCTCCGGGGCCATCCAGCACCGGGCCGGCATGCAGACCTCCAAGGCCGTCGTCGCGGTGAACAAGGACGCCGAGGCGCCGATCTTCGCCCTGGCCGACCTCGGCGTGGTCGGCGACCTGCACCAGGTGCTGCCCGCCGTCGCCGCCCAGGTGGCGGCCCGCCAGGGCTGA
- a CDS encoding electron transfer flavoprotein subunit beta/FixA family protein, whose protein sequence is MKILVLVKHVPDATGERTFAADGTVDREAGDGLLSELDEYALEQALRIADERDDVEVVALTLGPDDAAAALKRALQMGASAGIHVSDDAVHGADYLGTSTVLAAAVTKAAPDLVLCGMASTDGSGGVVPAMVAERLGWPAATFGATLELTGSTVRIRRDDDTASLTVEADLPAVVSVTDQSGEARYPSMKGILAAKKKPVETWSLADLGVDPAQVGLAAAWTTVLEATPRPPRQAGRVVPDEDGAGAGALVEFLVAGRYV, encoded by the coding sequence ATGAAGATCCTCGTCCTGGTCAAGCACGTGCCCGACGCGACCGGTGAGCGCACCTTCGCCGCGGACGGCACCGTGGACCGCGAGGCCGGCGACGGCCTGCTCTCCGAGCTGGACGAGTACGCCCTCGAGCAGGCCCTGCGGATCGCCGACGAGCGCGACGACGTCGAGGTGGTCGCCCTGACGCTGGGCCCCGACGACGCGGCGGCGGCCCTCAAGCGCGCGCTGCAGATGGGCGCGTCGGCCGGCATCCACGTCAGCGACGACGCCGTGCACGGCGCCGACTACCTGGGCACGAGCACCGTCCTGGCCGCGGCCGTCACCAAGGCCGCCCCCGACCTCGTGCTCTGCGGGATGGCCTCCACCGACGGCAGCGGCGGCGTCGTGCCGGCCATGGTCGCCGAGCGGCTGGGCTGGCCGGCCGCCACCTTCGGCGCCACCCTGGAGCTGACCGGCTCCACGGTGCGGATCCGCCGCGACGACGACACCGCCAGCCTGACCGTCGAGGCCGACCTGCCCGCCGTGGTCAGCGTCACCGACCAGTCCGGCGAGGCCCGCTACCCCTCGATGAAGGGCATCCTGGCCGCCAAGAAGAAGCCGGTCGAGACCTGGTCGCTGGCCGACCTCGGCGTCGACCCCGCGCAGGTGGGCCTGGCCGCCGCCTGGACGACGGTCCTCGAGGCCACCCCGCGACCGCCCCGGCAGGCGGGCCGGGTCGTGCCCGACGAGGACGGCGCCGGCGCCGGTGCGCTGGTGGAGTTCCTCGTCGCCGGCCGGTACGTCTGA
- a CDS encoding enoyl-CoA hydratase/isomerase family protein, whose amino-acid sequence MSEVAPGAEHVRLEVEDGVAVLRLDRPKLNALDAAMQRRIGALALECGTRDDVAAVVLTGGERVFAAGADIKEMQALSHADMVAHSGVLQAAFTAVARIPKPVVAAVNGYALGGGCELALCADVRIAADDATFGQPEIKLGVIPGAGGTQRLARLVGPSRAKEIVLTGRFVGAAEALALGLVDRVVPAADVLPTALAWARQFVGGPALALRAAKECVDRGVEVDLDTGLEIERAQFAALFATEDRATGMRSFVEQGPGQARFAGR is encoded by the coding sequence ATGAGCGAGGTCGCACCCGGGGCAGAGCACGTCCGGCTCGAGGTCGAGGACGGGGTGGCCGTCCTGCGGCTGGACCGGCCGAAGCTCAACGCGCTGGACGCCGCCATGCAGCGCCGGATCGGCGCGCTGGCGCTGGAGTGCGGGACCCGGGACGACGTCGCCGCGGTGGTCCTCACCGGGGGCGAGCGGGTCTTCGCCGCCGGCGCCGACATCAAGGAGATGCAGGCGCTGAGCCACGCCGACATGGTCGCCCACTCCGGCGTCCTGCAGGCGGCCTTCACCGCCGTCGCCCGGATCCCCAAGCCGGTGGTCGCCGCCGTCAACGGCTACGCCCTCGGCGGCGGCTGCGAGCTGGCCCTGTGCGCCGACGTCCGGATCGCGGCCGACGACGCCACCTTCGGCCAGCCCGAGATCAAGCTGGGCGTCATCCCGGGAGCCGGCGGCACCCAGCGGCTCGCCCGGCTCGTCGGACCCAGCCGGGCCAAGGAGATCGTGCTGACCGGCCGCTTCGTCGGGGCCGCGGAGGCGCTCGCCCTGGGCCTGGTGGACCGGGTCGTCCCCGCGGCCGACGTCCTCCCGACGGCGCTGGCCTGGGCGCGGCAGTTCGTCGGCGGGCCGGCCCTGGCGCTGCGGGCGGCCAAGGAGTGCGTCGACCGCGGTGTCGAGGTCGACCTCGACACCGGCCTGGAGATCGAGCGCGCCCAGTTCGCCGCCCTGTTCGCCACCGAGGACCGGGCCACCGGGATGCGGTCCTTCGTCGAGCAGGGGCCGGGCCAGGCCCGCTTCGCCGGCCGCTGA
- the glgX gene encoding glycogen debranching protein GlgX: MTTSTALPVPADTSLLGAHVRDGGTTFGLWAPRATRVELALVDEDRRQTNVDLALGADGVWSAHVPGIGAEQRYGYRVHGPWDPASGARFNPAKLLLDPYARAVTGGVDYSGPILDHLPDANFVPDATDSFASVPLSVVVADSPPPTPIAEPVPLERSVIYELHVKGFTRLHPAVPEHLRGSYAGLAYPAVVQHLADLGVTAVELLPVHQFVSEPFLISRGLSNYWGYNTLGYFAPHSAFGSVGTLGQQVREFKEMVSALHEAGIEVILDVVYNHTGEGGHEGPTLAFRGLDHLGYYRLTDDQRDDYDVTGCGNSVDTSEPGVLRLVLDSLRYWVTEMGVDGFRFDLVTTLLRDEQHHVDQEHPFKVALREDPVLSRVKLIAEPWDMGPYGYQVGAFGEGWSEWNDRFRNYVRDFWRGATHGVAELAQRLVGSPDIFAERAPEASVNFVTAHDGFTLRDLVTYDVKHNGANGESNRDGTDDNRSWNCGVEGETEDGHVVTLRHRQAQNLMATLLLSNGVPMITAGDELGRTQQGNNNAYCQDSPISWLHWDTAQQWGDLTDLTRRLLQLRAEHPVFRRTAYRHGEPLLDPTGRSTGRKNLAWFGGAPHEMTADDWHDGSRRTLGIYLAEDAPDREQDAAFLIWLHAGAEATRVALPDGPWAHTYTVVASSAQEHELPGDKLAAGSTLELPGRCVVVLQVD; encoded by the coding sequence ATGACCACCTCCACCGCGCTGCCCGTCCCGGCGGACACGTCCCTGCTCGGCGCCCACGTGCGCGACGGCGGGACCACCTTCGGCCTCTGGGCCCCGCGGGCGACCCGCGTCGAGCTGGCCCTGGTCGACGAGGACCGCCGGCAGACCAACGTCGACCTCGCGCTGGGCGCGGACGGCGTCTGGAGCGCGCACGTGCCCGGGATCGGCGCCGAGCAGCGCTACGGCTACCGGGTGCACGGGCCGTGGGACCCCGCCTCGGGCGCCCGGTTCAACCCCGCCAAGCTGCTGCTGGACCCCTACGCCCGCGCCGTGACCGGCGGCGTCGACTACTCCGGCCCGATCCTGGACCACCTCCCCGACGCCAACTTCGTCCCCGACGCCACGGACTCCTTCGCCTCGGTGCCGCTCTCGGTCGTGGTGGCCGACTCGCCGCCCCCGACGCCGATCGCCGAGCCCGTGCCGCTGGAGCGCTCGGTCATCTACGAGCTGCACGTCAAGGGCTTCACCCGGCTGCACCCGGCCGTCCCCGAGCACCTGCGCGGCAGCTACGCCGGGCTGGCCTACCCGGCCGTCGTGCAGCACCTCGCCGACCTCGGCGTCACCGCCGTCGAGCTGCTGCCGGTGCACCAGTTCGTCTCCGAGCCGTTCCTCATCAGCCGCGGGCTCTCCAACTACTGGGGCTACAACACCCTCGGCTACTTCGCCCCGCACTCCGCCTTCGGCTCCGTGGGCACGCTGGGCCAGCAGGTCCGCGAGTTCAAGGAGATGGTCTCGGCCCTGCACGAGGCGGGCATCGAGGTCATCCTCGACGTCGTCTACAACCACACCGGCGAGGGCGGCCACGAGGGCCCGACGCTGGCCTTCCGCGGCCTGGACCACCTCGGCTACTACCGGCTGACCGACGACCAGCGCGACGACTACGACGTCACCGGCTGCGGCAACTCCGTCGACACCTCCGAGCCGGGCGTGCTGCGGCTGGTGCTGGACTCGCTGCGCTACTGGGTGACCGAGATGGGCGTCGACGGCTTCCGCTTCGACCTCGTCACCACCTTGCTGCGCGACGAGCAGCACCACGTCGACCAGGAGCACCCCTTCAAGGTGGCCTTGCGCGAGGACCCGGTGCTCAGCCGGGTGAAGCTCATCGCCGAGCCCTGGGACATGGGGCCCTACGGCTACCAGGTCGGCGCGTTCGGCGAGGGCTGGAGCGAGTGGAACGACCGGTTCCGCAACTACGTGCGCGACTTCTGGCGCGGGGCGACCCACGGCGTCGCCGAGCTGGCCCAGCGCCTCGTCGGGTCCCCCGACATCTTCGCCGAGCGGGCGCCCGAGGCGAGCGTCAACTTCGTCACCGCGCACGACGGCTTCACCCTGCGCGACCTCGTCACCTACGACGTCAAGCACAACGGCGCCAACGGCGAGTCCAACCGCGACGGCACCGACGACAACCGCTCGTGGAACTGCGGCGTGGAGGGCGAGACCGAGGACGGGCACGTCGTCACGCTGCGGCACCGGCAGGCCCAGAACCTCATGGCCACGCTGCTGCTGTCCAACGGCGTCCCGATGATCACCGCGGGCGACGAGCTGGGCCGGACCCAGCAGGGCAACAACAACGCCTACTGCCAGGACTCCCCCATCTCGTGGCTGCACTGGGACACCGCCCAGCAGTGGGGCGACCTCACCGACCTCACCCGCCGGCTGCTGCAGCTGCGGGCCGAGCACCCCGTCTTCCGTCGCACCGCCTACCGGCACGGCGAGCCGCTGCTGGACCCGACCGGCCGCTCGACCGGGCGCAAGAACCTCGCCTGGTTCGGCGGCGCCCCGCACGAGATGACCGCCGACGACTGGCACGACGGCAGCCGGCGGACGCTCGGCATCTACCTCGCCGAGGACGCCCCGGACCGCGAGCAGGACGCCGCCTTCCTCATCTGGCTGCACGCCGGCGCTGAGGCGACGCGGGTGGCGCTGCCCGACGGCCCCTGGGCCCACACCTACACCGTCGTCGCCAGCTCGGCGCAGGAGCACGAGCTGCCAGGCGACAAGCTGGCCGCCGGCTCGACGCTGGAGCTGCCCGGCCGCTGCGTGGTCGTCCTCCAGGTCGACTGA